A region of Lolium rigidum isolate FL_2022 unplaced genomic scaffold, APGP_CSIRO_Lrig_0.1 contig_23317_1, whole genome shotgun sequence DNA encodes the following proteins:
- the LOC124680628 gene encoding jacalin-related lectin 3-like yields MSFGGSNGKNPNPSSAPSALRSITRSVDRNGHRYADGNAGYDMVLAKEQNRNPSQISTLSNKMVSFPSFISDNGTMTISTPERFGPWGGTGGTIFDDGIYTGVRQITITRGLGISSMKVLYDRNGQAIWGDKRGTSGAARPEKIVFDFPTEILTHVTGYFGPTMIMGPTVIKSITFHTTKKSHGPFGDEHGTFFSSCLTDGRIVGFHGRGGWYIDSIGVHVLEGKVLPQKAADDTSPSRQTALALPTRDIGDEVTYGVVKEPIPIGPGPWGGEGGKPWDDGVYTGVKQIYITRNEFIGSIQIEYDRSGQSIWSTRHGDGGQITHRIKLDYPHEVLTCIYGYYNACAGEGPRVLRSITVVSSRGKYGPFGDEVGTYFTSATTKGKVVGFHGRSALYLDAIGVHMQHWLGDRNTAVSNPKTSSNSKAIVSSNKAAAATTTTSSKYYISKYLF; encoded by the exons ATG AGCTTCGGAGGCTCAAACGGGAAGAACCCAAATCCTTCCAGTGCCCCGTCGGCGCTCCGAAGCATAACGAGATCCGTCGACAGGAACGGCCATCGGTACGCTGACGGCAATGCCGGGTATGACATGGTTCTCGCGAAGGAACAGAATCGAAACCCATCACAGATCTCAACTCTCTCCAACAAG ATGGTCTCATTTCCTAGCTTTATCTCGGACAACGGAACCATGACCATAAGCACGCCGGAGAGGTTCGGTCCGTGGGGTGGCACCGGCGGCACCATATTCGACGACGGCATATACACCGGCGTCAGGCAGATCACCATAACGCGAGGGCTGGGGATATCCTCCATGAAGGTCCTCTACGACCGGAACGGGCAGGCGATATGGGGCGACAAGCGCGGCACCAGCGGGGCGGCGAGACCTGAAAAG ATCGTATTCGATTTTCCAACGGAGATCCTGACGCACGTCACCGGGTACTTCGGCCCGACGATGATCATGGGCCCGACGGTGATCAAGTCTATCACCTTCCACACGACGAAGAAGAGCCATGGACCGTTTGGGGACGAGCATGGCACATTCTTCTCCAGCTGCCTGACCGACGGAAGGATCGTGGGGTTTCATGGCAGGGGTGGATGGTACATTGACAGCATCGGGGTTCATGTTCTGGAAGGGAAGGTGCTGCCGCAGAAAGCCGCTGACGACACGAGCCCGTCGCGGCAAACCGCGCTCGCATTGCCGACGAGGGATATCGGAGACGAG GTTACATATGGCGTGGTGAAAGAACCGATACCGATAGGGCCGGGGCCatggggaggggagggagggaaGCCATGGGACGATGGCGTCTACACTGGGGTGAAGCAAATCTACATCACGAGGAACGAGTTCATCGGGTCCATACAGATCGAGTACGACAGGAGCGGGCAGTCCATCTGGTCTACCAGGCACGGCGACGGTGGTCAGATCACACACAGG ATTAAGCTGGACTACCCACACGAGGTGCTGACCTGCATCTACGGCTACTACAACGCCTGCGCCGGGGAAGGGCCAAGGGTGCTGAGATCGATCACCGTCGTCAGCAGCCGGGGCAAGTACGGGCCGTTCGGTGACGAGGTCGGGACGTACTTCACCTCCGCTACGACGAAGGGGAAGGTGGTAGGCTTCCACGGCCGGAGCGCCCTGTACCTCGACGCCATCGGGGTGCACATGCAGCACTGGCTGGGAGACAGGAACACCGCTGTCTCCAATCCCAAGACCAGCTCCAACTCAAAGGCTATTGTTTCCAGCAACAAGGCTGCTGCTGCTACTACTACAACCTCCTCCAAGTACTACATCTCCAAGTATCTGTTTTGA